A window of the Oryza brachyantha chromosome 5, ObraRS2, whole genome shotgun sequence genome harbors these coding sequences:
- the LOC121054452 gene encoding hydroquinone glucosyltransferase-like, with protein sequence MGGDRGAPGTASARARARPRVLLLCSPCMGHLIPFAELARRLVADHGLAATVLFASATWPPSEQYLAVAASVPAAEGVDLVALPPAPTPADAAPPPSASLRDRASRAVASSVPRVRDIARSLAASAPLVALVTDMIGTPARVVADKLGVPFYMFFTSPWMLLSLFLHLPAIDAARGQGEHRDATAPILLPGCVPIHAHDLPSSMLADRSSETYAGLLAMAMDAATADGILVNTFRELEPAVGDTADGVKLPPVHAVGPLVWTRRPVSDDREHRCLSWLDQQPRRSVVYVSFGSGGTLTWQQTAELALGLEQSQHRFIWAIKRPDQDTPSGAFFGTAHQAKEDTTMEFLPNGFIERTRGVGLVVQSWVPQTAILGHMSIGCFVTHCGWNSTLESVSNEVPMIAWPLYAEQKMNAAMMEVQTKVAIRINVGSKRFITKKEIARAIKRVMEEGEEAERLRQCIGELKDKSVLALSKDGCSTSALAQVVHSWKCTVGKK encoded by the coding sequence ATGGGGGGTGACCGTGGAGCTCCGGggacggcgagcgcgcgggcgcgggcgcggcctCGCGTGCTGCTCCTGTGCAGCCCGTGCATGGGCCACCTCATCCCGTTCGCCGagctcgcgcgccgcctcgtcgccgaccacGGCCTCGCCGCGACTGTGCTCTTCGCCTCGGCGACTTGGCCCCCCTCGGAGCAGTACCTCGCCGTGGCGGCGTCCGTCCCTGCCGCCGAGGGCGTCGACCTCGTCGCGCTGCCGCCTGCGCCGACGCCTGCGGACGCGgccccgccgccctccgcctcgCTGCGCGACCGCGCTtcccgcgccgtcgcctccagcGTCCCGCGCGTCCGTGACATCGCCCGGTCGCTCGCCGCGTCCGCGCCACTGGTCGCGCTCGTGACGGACATGATCGGCACCCCggcgcgcgtcgtcgccgacaaGCTCGGCGTGCCGTTCTACATGTTCTTCACCTCGCCGTGGATGCTGCTGTCCCTGTTCCTGCACCTCCCGGCGATCGACGCGGCGCGCGGCCAAGGCGAGCACCGCGACGCCACGGCTCCGATCCTCCTCCCCGGCTGCGTGCCGATCCACGCGCACGACCTGCCCAGCTCGATGCTCGCCGACCGGAGCAGCGAAACGTACGCCGGGCTcctggccatggccatggacgCCGCGACGGCCGACGGCATCCTCGTCAACACGTTCCGCGAGCTGGAGCCGGCCGTCGGCGACACGGCCGACGGCGTGAAGCTGCCACCGGTCCACGCGGTCGGTCCGCTGGTCTGGACCAGACGGCCGGTCTCCGACGACCGGGAGCATCGCTGCCTGAGCTGGCTGGACCAGCAGCCGCGTAGATCAGTGGTCTACGTGTCATTCGGGAGCGGTGGCACGCTTACGTGGCAGCAGACAGCTGAGCTGGCGCTCGGTTTGGAGCAGAGTCAGCATAGGTTCATCTGGGCCATCAAGAGGCCAGACCAAGACACTCCAAGTGGGGCATTCTTTGGAACAGCTCATCAAGCCAAAGAAGACACTACAATGGAATTTTTGCCCAATGGTTTCATCGAGAGGACTAGAGGGGTGGGGCTTGTGGTGCAATCGTGGGTACCACAAACCGCGATTCTTGGGCACATGTCCATTGGCTGTTTTGTAACGCACTGCGGGTGGAACTCTACGCTAGAGAGCGTCTCGAACGAAGTACCGATGATCGCTTGGCCACTCTACGCGGAGCAAAAGATGAACGCGGCAATGATGGAGGTTCAAACGAAGGTAGCCATCCGGATTAATGTTGGGAGTAAAAGGTTTATAACTAAGAAAGAGATTGCACGTGCGATAAAACGAGTGATggaagaaggggaggaggcagAAAGGTTGAGGCAGTGCATTGGTGAACTCAAAGATAAATCAGTGCTTGCATTGAGCAAAGATGGCTGCTCAACGTCTGCACTTGCACAAGTCGTACATTCGTGGAAGTGTACTGTTGGTAAAAAATGA